A single genomic interval of Mangifera indica cultivar Alphonso chromosome 5, CATAS_Mindica_2.1, whole genome shotgun sequence harbors:
- the LOC123217062 gene encoding uncharacterized protein LOC123217062 isoform X1, whose product MVTGFCQKSMYTTHVIWGRRRRQKMKLVCKISSGLSFIWNRIREPLVKDEADCFYLSDLWNLYVEWSSYGARVPIKLNSYESVVQYYSPSLSALQLYTSAARPSIPLIRNGDANPNFNDSINKKFYGAPETEDQLGFLYCQYNEITSPYNRLPFIEKINELAQSYPGLLKLKSTDISPYSWMAVAWYPIYQIPTMTNVRELSACFITYHRLSPPFEGLPNSIKDEDEKLKSMISWEKKSAAKSKGNGRGEISFPPFAMATYKLFGRLWINPEISDKERIAGYLSAASTWLKKLEFQHNDFNFFMARRF is encoded by the exons ATGGTTACTGGGTTTTGTCAAAAGAGTATGTACACCACCCATGTCATTTGGGGAAGAAGACGACGCCAAAAAATGAAACTTGTTTGCAAAATATCAAG TGGGCTCTCATTTATCTGGAATCGTATCAGAGAG CCCTTAGTCAAAGATGAAGCTGATTGCTTCTACTTAAGTGATCTCTGgaatttatatgttgaatgGAGCAGTTATGGTGCAAGAGTCCCTATTAAGTTGAACAGTTATGAGAGTGTGGTACAATATTATTCTCCTTCCTTATCAGCCCTTCAGTTATATACTAGTGCTGCCAGACCCTCCATTCCTTTGATCAG GAATGGAGATGccaatccaaattttaatgattcaatcaataaaaaattctatgGAGCACCAGAAACTGAAGATCAACTTGGTTTTTTGTACTGCCAATACAACGAGATAACAAGTCCTTATAACAGACTACCGTTCATAGAAAAG ATCAATGAATTAGCTCAAAGCTACCCaggattgttaaaattaaaaagcacAGATATCTctccttatagttggatggccGTTGCTTG GTATCCCATCTATCAGATTCCAACAATGACAAATGTAAGGGAACTATCTGCATGTTTCATAACTTATCATAGATTGTCTCCACCTTTTGAAG GTCTCCCAAATTCCATCAAAGACGAGGATGAGAAACTGAAATCCATGATTTCTTGGGAAAAAAAATCTGCTGCTAAGTCCAAAGGAAATGGGAGAGGTGAGATATCGTTTCCTCCTTTTGCAATGGCAACTTACAAGTTGTTTGGGAGACTTTGGATAAATCCTGAAATTTCAGATAAGGAGCGAATAGCTGGTTATCTGAGCGCTGCATCAACCTGGTTGAAGAAACTTGAATTTCAGCACAATGACTTCAACTTCTTCATGGCTCGAAGGTTCTGA
- the LOC123217062 gene encoding uncharacterized protein LOC123217062 isoform X2, whose translation MPFSHLDLQDPPSSTHSNIQCFLEYITPTLTIHLQQKPLVKDEADCFYLSDLWNLYVEWSSYGARVPIKLNSYESVVQYYSPSLSALQLYTSAARPSIPLIRNGDANPNFNDSINKKFYGAPETEDQLGFLYCQYNEITSPYNRLPFIEKINELAQSYPGLLKLKSTDISPYSWMAVAWYPIYQIPTMTNVRELSACFITYHRLSPPFEGLPNSIKDEDEKLKSMISWEKKSAAKSKGNGRGEISFPPFAMATYKLFGRLWINPEISDKERIAGYLSAASTWLKKLEFQHNDFNFFMARRF comes from the exons ATGCCATTCTCTCACTTGGACTTACAAGACCCACCTAGTTCCACCCACTCCAACATTCAATGCTTTCTTGAATATATAACTCCCACTCTTACAATCCATCTCCAGCAAAAG CCCTTAGTCAAAGATGAAGCTGATTGCTTCTACTTAAGTGATCTCTGgaatttatatgttgaatgGAGCAGTTATGGTGCAAGAGTCCCTATTAAGTTGAACAGTTATGAGAGTGTGGTACAATATTATTCTCCTTCCTTATCAGCCCTTCAGTTATATACTAGTGCTGCCAGACCCTCCATTCCTTTGATCAG GAATGGAGATGccaatccaaattttaatgattcaatcaataaaaaattctatgGAGCACCAGAAACTGAAGATCAACTTGGTTTTTTGTACTGCCAATACAACGAGATAACAAGTCCTTATAACAGACTACCGTTCATAGAAAAG ATCAATGAATTAGCTCAAAGCTACCCaggattgttaaaattaaaaagcacAGATATCTctccttatagttggatggccGTTGCTTG GTATCCCATCTATCAGATTCCAACAATGACAAATGTAAGGGAACTATCTGCATGTTTCATAACTTATCATAGATTGTCTCCACCTTTTGAAG GTCTCCCAAATTCCATCAAAGACGAGGATGAGAAACTGAAATCCATGATTTCTTGGGAAAAAAAATCTGCTGCTAAGTCCAAAGGAAATGGGAGAGGTGAGATATCGTTTCCTCCTTTTGCAATGGCAACTTACAAGTTGTTTGGGAGACTTTGGATAAATCCTGAAATTTCAGATAAGGAGCGAATAGCTGGTTATCTGAGCGCTGCATCAACCTGGTTGAAGAAACTTGAATTTCAGCACAATGACTTCAACTTCTTCATGGCTCGAAGGTTCTGA
- the LOC123217062 gene encoding uncharacterized protein LOC123217062 isoform X3 yields MVTGFCQKSMYTTHVIWGRRRRQKMKLVCKISSGLSFIWNRIREPLVKDEADCFYLSDLWNLYVEWSSYGARVPIKLNSYESVVQYYSPSLSALQLYTSAARPSIPLIRNGDANPNFNDSINKKFYGAPETEDQLGFLYCQYNEITSPYNRLPFIEKINELAQSYPGLLKLKSTDISPYSWMAVAWYPIYQIPTMTNVRELSACFITYHRLSPPFEGLPNSIKDEDEKLKSMISWEKKSAAKSKGNGRDKERIAGYLSAASTWLKKLEFQHNDFNFFMARRF; encoded by the exons ATGGTTACTGGGTTTTGTCAAAAGAGTATGTACACCACCCATGTCATTTGGGGAAGAAGACGACGCCAAAAAATGAAACTTGTTTGCAAAATATCAAG TGGGCTCTCATTTATCTGGAATCGTATCAGAGAG CCCTTAGTCAAAGATGAAGCTGATTGCTTCTACTTAAGTGATCTCTGgaatttatatgttgaatgGAGCAGTTATGGTGCAAGAGTCCCTATTAAGTTGAACAGTTATGAGAGTGTGGTACAATATTATTCTCCTTCCTTATCAGCCCTTCAGTTATATACTAGTGCTGCCAGACCCTCCATTCCTTTGATCAG GAATGGAGATGccaatccaaattttaatgattcaatcaataaaaaattctatgGAGCACCAGAAACTGAAGATCAACTTGGTTTTTTGTACTGCCAATACAACGAGATAACAAGTCCTTATAACAGACTACCGTTCATAGAAAAG ATCAATGAATTAGCTCAAAGCTACCCaggattgttaaaattaaaaagcacAGATATCTctccttatagttggatggccGTTGCTTG GTATCCCATCTATCAGATTCCAACAATGACAAATGTAAGGGAACTATCTGCATGTTTCATAACTTATCATAGATTGTCTCCACCTTTTGAAG GTCTCCCAAATTCCATCAAAGACGAGGATGAGAAACTGAAATCCATGATTTCTTGGGAAAAAAAATCTGCTGCTAAGTCCAAAGGAAATGGGAGAG ATAAGGAGCGAATAGCTGGTTATCTGAGCGCTGCATCAACCTGGTTGAAGAAACTTGAATTTCAGCACAATGACTTCAACTTCTTCATGGCTCGAAGGTTCTGA
- the LOC123215813 gene encoding uncharacterized protein LOC123215813 → MRMLGLSCKIHIHVLSQSSNFAFVQDKLFLSCNSLTVSPIKTPIRAANDDKTVTNEVLSKGSGTTARGRRLLKVREEKRKREYEKLHTYPVWAKVLENACKDDEELRAVLGDSIGNPELMRKRVEERVRKTGRNFQKSKTGSVLAFKVSFRDFNPLDSYIWFELYGSPSDRDVDLIGSVIQSWYVMGRLGAFNSSNLQLANSSMEYDPLYDADKGFKVMPSSFHDISDVEFQDNWGRVWVDLGTADFFAIDVLLNCFTVLSSEYLGIQQIVFGGRRMGDWEEGMTDPQFGYKYFEI, encoded by the exons ATGAGAATGTTGGGTTTGAGTTGCAAAATACATATTCATGTTCTGAGTCAATCATCAAATTTTGCTTTCGTTCAAGATAAGCTCTTCTTGTCTTGTAATTCACTTACAGTCTCACCCATAAAGACACCCATTCGTGCTGCTAATGATGACAAAACTGTAACTAATGAAGTTCTTAGTAAAGGGTCAGGAACCACGGCAAGGGGAAGGAGACTTCTCAAGGTTCGAGAAGAGAAGAGGAAAAGAGAATACGAGAAACTTCACACATATCCTGTTTGGGCAAA AGTCCTTGAAAATGCCTGCAAAGATGATGAGGAGCTCCGAGCAGTTCTTGGAGATAGCATTGGCAACCCTGAACTTATGAGAAAACGG GTTGAAGAAAGAGTTAGAAAGACGGGTAGAAATTTCCAAAAATCGAAAACTGGCTCTGTTCTTGCATTCAAAGTCAGCTTTAGAGA CTTTAATCCTCTTGATTCATACATATGGTTTGAGTTATATGGATCACCATCTGATCGAGACGTAGATCTTATTGGTAGT GTTATTCAATCATGGTATGTCATGGGGCGACTGGGAGCCTTTAATTCTTCTAATCTGCAG TTGGCAAATTCATCAATGGAGTATGATCCCCTCTATGATGCAGATAAAGGTTTTAAAGTGATGCCATCATCATTTCATGATATCAGTGATGTTGAGTTTCAGGATAACTGGGGCCGTGTATG GGTAGACCTGGGGACGGCTGATTTTTTTGCCATTGATGTCCTCCTCAACTGCTTCACAGTGTTGAGTTCAGA ATATTTAGGCATTCAGCAGATAGTTTTTGGTGGGCGCCGCATGGGTGACTGGGAAGAGGGCATGACAGACCCTCAGTTTGGatacaaatattttgaaatCTGA